TTAAGAATTAACCAAACTTCAACCCGCCCGTCAGTGAAATGTTCACGCTGTGTTGACATGTGAGCGGTTTGGGCAGAAACTGAGATGAACAGTTTCTTGTGTCATACCTCTTTCTCTGTCATTGTACCCAACTCTTAGCTGATCTCCTGACACTCCAAAATAAGGTTGAGACATCCTTGATGAACTGCAGGAACTCCAGGTGCCCGTCTGTGGCTACCTCTGCTTTCCTACCCCAGCTGCTGATGCCTGCCAGCTGTGCTTACAGCTGTGGATCCTGGGTCTGCCATGTAAATAGGTCTTTCAGGGCTGTCCAGGCCAACCTGGAGGCTACGAGGGTGGTTCTGTAGGGCTCCTACCCGGGGGTGGTGGAGATGCCACAGCTGGGCTGTGGGTGCTTGAATGTGTGTGCCTTTGCAGGGCGGGGTCAGGGTGTGCAGGAGTCTCAAGACCATAGGAAGACTCTGGGCTCCTGTGCAAGACACAGAAGTCTTCAAGATAATGCTGACAACTCATGTCATCACCTCCTGGAGACCAGACCCTAGTATACAGGCACTTTGTGGAAGATGGAACAATGACAGCCTACTTCCTATCTGTGTTCATCCAAAGGAATCTTCTTACACATCGCGTAATCTATCCTCACACCCCACCTCCAAGCAGATTTTAACAATACAGTGGTTCCTACAGTGGGAAATACACAAAATAAGAGACAGTGCAATTTTAGAGTGAGTTTCCCCCAAGAATTTTTAAGCAGTTAACATGTGACAAATGTCTTTTTCCACCCCCACTTCTGCTTTTGTGTTGgcaaatgtatattttaaggCAGAGCTGCACGAACATTCTCATTAAGTCAGGAAGCAGAGAAACACACTGCGGAGGGGAACACACTGTTTAATACTGCCCGAGTGAGCGTGCTGCCTCAGCTGCCTGCGTGTGGAGAGGAGTTCACCCGGCAGAGCAGGCACAGGGCAGCCACAGCGACCGCGCTTCCCCAGAGTTCAGAAGCACCTTCTGTAGAGGAAAAAAGGCCCATGTTCCTCGTACTCAAAGCGGTGGACCCACAGTGCTTGGAAGCCCTGAAGCGATGCCAGGATGGAGCCACCTGTCCACACCGCAGTGTCTCTTCCAGGCAATACATTGACCTGGGGGTTGTCGTTGGGACACAAGCTGCTCAGCTCCTTCTGCAGACGGTTAGGGAAACCGCTGAGCATAGTGCTGCCCCCACAGAGCAGGATGTTCCCCATGAGGTCCCGTTTGAGGGCGATGTCACACTTGTTGAGGCAGGACACTGTCTGGGTGTGGAGGCCCAGCTGCATGGACTTGATCAGAGATGGCTTGAAGAACATCTCTGAGCAGAGGAACCTCTCCTGGCCCAGGCTTATCTCCTGCCCGTCCGGCAGAGTGTACTGGATCGTGTGCGCAGTAGCTGGGACTTTCTTCTCTTCGATGGGGTCCAGGGCCACGAAGCAGCATGTCTTCTTGATGTCCTCCACAATGCCCGTCTGGCCCTCGGTGAACTGTTTTCCATACTTGTTCATCAGGTCCATCAAGTAGGCTGTCAGGTCAGAGCCCGCATAGTCCAGCCGACCCGTGATGCTGGGCAAAGGATAGCCTTCGTAGATGGGGACCACATAGGACACGCCGTGGCCAACCTCCACAACCAGGCCAGAGGTCCTGCCATAGGAGTACATGGACAGGCGGGACTGGTAGGCGATGTGCATCGCAGGCGTACCAAAGGTCTCAAACAGCATTTCAGCGTACCTCTCTCTGTTGGTGTGtgggctcaggggtgggtccgAAACCAAGACCGCATGCTCCTCTGGGGCGATCTTCATCTCTTGCTGGAAGAGATATTCCCAGATCGCCTGCACAGAA
The sequence above is drawn from the Desmodus rotundus isolate HL8 chromosome 12, HLdesRot8A.1, whole genome shotgun sequence genome and encodes:
- the LOC112300724 gene encoding actin-like protein 7A; the encoded protein is MALDSRWAPQAAVVGDGPDKGKGEQAPVNTQALQTASLKEGPAKRAVWVRRTCSDTEEPTQSAEVKEKPKVKVTKAVVVDLGTGYCKCGFAGLPKPSHKISSTVGKPYMETAKTGDNRKETFVGQELLNPEVRLRLINPLRHGIIVDWDSVQAIWEYLFQQEMKIAPEEHAVLVSDPPLSPHTNRERYAEMLFETFGTPAMHIAYQSRLSMYSYGRTSGLVVEVGHGVSYVVPIYEGYPLPSITGRLDYAGSDLTAYLMDLMNKYGKQFTEGQTGIVEDIKKTCCFVALDPIEEKKVPATAHTIQYTLPDGQEISLGQERFLCSEMFFKPSLIKSMQLGLHTQTVSCLNKCDIALKRDLMGNILLCGGSTMLSGFPNRLQKELSSLCPNDNPQVNVLPGRDTAVWTGGSILASLQGFQALWVHRFEYEEHGPFFLYRRCF